One Rhizoctonia solani chromosome 2, complete sequence DNA segment encodes these proteins:
- a CDS encoding kinase domain protein, whose product MPQRPPPPPLKERGEDAQCLPKKSIPGRRKSKGKRRRKARPTNEVKRPRHLSENRHESPRPRSRLKVAKKSVARIKTKAPWSEKRSRRDIPIEPRQSYPVKTIGRYKRARKVAFDPPHPPTATPTPTPPPDNRGARLALDVVAQGIFRLDPALARYSLRSTPLFLARNLRDGWSGKVWSWDKAEPKDSVNALHIRDPQTSVERLERWIAKSTRQVSRYTPATVTQSALPRTFCLKLTRFELGTAAKFKVPDSAKLAANLYIHNNPGDSEPLVFDLGVADLTFPTSGNGTLEVPLRIPSLEFHNKNSARSGTSIPFFVHTIDDDMQVSLRALSLPRGLAYVGVLLYNFTEIGTPAGETVTWGDNASRLYSRVDLVGPNTSSSGFAPLSQRAETVWLRSNITPENATATRASASWGVDSAARLMYNRVSNIRPLHPKPPPPDFKLKYRLTVQGEHHVFEQTLQPWACAVCSICAPFPALHILRVHYERAHPQVQVTINQEKQDIVSNRRVREIKIVLPPVSFELVSDDNEAIQVPQEIAPSTRIGDMLANRAEFERGNHPPDLQPQLDDNEPLSLPPEIPGILTRTDVEVEQRETPHQVSAKPHWLKAKETRVQSHTPEPTLYSPIRNAEPGGIFLPPYSSRVNNQGRIYDVLRELPTKDFGILAEQVLAAEEELFAKEATSASQAGVQVETERGRLMFSYNLLFPYSYMVELLEQPNLDLTVFHQSPSNRLTAKNDVMCCLTEHGCADISNDLDLDLCSQSHSTQGGFGLIYLGFLKSGQPVAIKSIGILGKCGNSEESRKSLKRAAKELYIWARSAHPGVLKILGFAQFKNQIALVSPWINNGPLGPCLSGDLDENYRLQLCVQITETLSYLHGIGIVHGDLKPTIKGLNWPIWKRNVDRRFQPWIYPHKLQMFVQIFELLNNGDHTAKTDIYALGMTMLNIMTGKQPFSDKSILAIVMEVAIKKNRPSYSAFLVFVEKKHRRDRLWQLLERCWAHNPGDRPTATEVLNSLLELEQEPQDQEPSSPSAHVRP is encoded by the exons ATGCCCCAGAGACCGCCTCCCCCGCCACTTAAGGAGCGCGGCGAGGACGCCCAATGCCTTCCGAAGAAATCGATACCTGGACGTCGTAAATCTAAAGGCAAGAGGAGGAGAAAGGCCAGGCCTACCAACGAGGTCAAACGGCCACGGCATTTGTCAGAGAATCGCCATGAATCACCACGGCCTCGATCACG GTTAAAGGTCGCCAAGAAAAGTGTTGCTCGCATCAAAACCAAGGCACCATGGTCGGAAAAGCGGAGTCGCCGAGATATTCCCATTGAACCTCGTCAATCATACCCTGTTAAAACAATTGG ACGATATAAGCGTGCACGCAAGGTTGCATTCGACCCACCTCATCCGCCTACCGCGACTCCAACTCCAACCCCACCGCCAGATAATCGCGGTGCTCGGTTGGCTCTAGACGTAGTAGCGCAGGGTATATTCCGCCTGGACCCTGCTCTCGCTCGCTATAGTTTACGATCAACTCCATTATTCCTCGCGCGAAATCTTCGCGACGGCTGGTCGGGAAAGGTTTGGTCATGGGATAAAGCAGAGCCCAAGGATTCAG TCAATGCACTACACATTCGGGACCCACAAACCTCTGTTGAGCGGCTGGAAAGGTGGATTGCTAAGTCAACTCGCCAAGTGTCCAGATATACGCCGGCAACCGTCACACAATC CGCATTGCCTCGTACATTCTGTCTCAAATTGACGAGATTCGAACTTGGAACCGCCGCAAAATTCAAGGTACCTGATTCCGCCAAACTCGCAGCTAATCTGTACATT CATAACAATCCTGGCGACAGCGAACCATTGGTATTCGACTTGGGCGTAGCTGATCTTACGTTTCCGACATCTGGGAATGGCACACTGGAAGTACCATTGCGCATACCTTCTTTGGAATTCCACAATAAGAACTCTGCTCGATCTGGCACTTCGATTCCCTTTTTTGTACACACTATAGATGATGACATGCAGGTCTCTCTTCGTGCTCTTTCTTTGCCTAGAGGCCTTGCGTATGTCGGAGTCTTGCTTTATAATTTCACGGAAATCGGCACACCAGCCGGAGAAACTGTTACTTGGGGTGACAACGCATCTCGCTTGTATTCTCGAGTCGATCTCGTTGGTCCAAACACTAGTTCTTCTGGATTCGCACCACTATCACAGCGTGCAGAGACTGTTTGGCTTCGCTCTAATATCACTCCAGAGAATGCTACCGCGACGAGAGCGTCCGCATCA TGGGGAGTTGATAGTGCTGCTCGATTGATGTATAATCGTGTATCAAACATTCGACCTTTACACCCTAAACCACCTCCGCCTGATTTTAAATTAAAGTATCGCCTCACCGTCCAGGGAGAGCATCACGTTTTCGAGCAGACCCTTCAGCCTTGGGCATGCGCTGTGTGTAGTATATGCGCACCATTCCCTGCTCTACACATTCTTCGAGTCCATTATGAGCGCGCGCACCCACAGGTTCAAGTTACCATCAACCAGGAG AAACAGGACATTGTGTCTAACAGACGAGTCCGAGAGATCAAAATTGTTTTACCCCCAGTCAGCTTTGAGCTTGTAAGCGATGACAATGAAGCTATTCAGGTACCTCAAGAGATTGCCCCTTCGACCCGAATCGGTGATATGCTCGCAAATCGGGCCGAGTTCGAACGTGGAAACCATCCACCCGATCTCCAACCACAACTAGACGATAACGAGCCCCTTTCTCTCCCTCCCGAAATACCAGGCATCCTAACTAGGACAGACGTTGAGGTTGAACAGCGAGAGACCCCTCACCAAGTCTCGGCGAAGCCCCACTGGTTAAAGGCGAAGGAAACTCG AGTCCAGAGTCATACACCCGAGCCCACACTTTATTCGCCTATTCGAAACGCAGAACCCGGGGGTATCTTTTTGCCACCATACTCGAGTCGAGTTAATAACCAAGGGCGCATATATGATGTTTTGCGCGAATTGCCGACGAAAGATTTTGGGATATTAGCAGAGCAAGTACTTGCAGCCGAGGAAGAATTGTTTGCAAAGGAGGCTACGTCAGCATCTCAAGCTGGAGTCCAAGTCGAGACCGAAAGGGGAAGGTTGAT GTTTTCGTACAACTTGTTGTTTCCCTATTCCTACATGGTTGAGTTACTTGAACAACCCAACCTAGATCTCACTGTCTTTCATCAGTCTCCAAGTAATAGACTCACTGCAAAGA ATGATGTGATGTGCTGCCTAACTGAACATGGTTGTGCTGATATCTCTAACGACTTGGACCTCGATCTTTGCTCACAATCCCATTCTACACAAGGGGGGTTCGGCTTGATTTATCTTGGCTTCCTAAAAAGCGGCCAACCTGTCGCAATCAAGTCTATAGGGATTCTAGGCAAATGCGGTAACTCAGAGGAGAGCCGCAAGAGCTTGAAG CGTGCCGCCAAGGAGCTATACATCTGGGCTCGGTCAGCCCATCCCGGCGTACTCAAAATACTTGGATTTGCACAATTCAAGAACCAGATAGCACTTGTTTCTCCATGGATTAATAACGGCCCACTTGGGCCATGCCTCTCAGGAGACCTTGATGAAAATTATCGCCTTCAGCTC TGTGTCCAAATAACAGAAACACTGTCGTATCTGCATGGGATTGGAATT GTTCACGGAGACTTGAAACCC ACGATAAAAGGCCTCAACTGGCCGATTTGGAAGCGCAATGTTGACAGGAGATTTCAGCCTTGGATTTACCCCCACAAGCTCCAAATGTTCGTACAGATTTTCG AGCTTCTAAACAATGGTGATCATACGGCTAAAACTGACATATATGCACTTGGAATG ACCATGTTG AATATCAT
- a CDS encoding polarity axis stabilization protein: MSVPSNSYSHAAYVLLAEFDIDQGSVLTHQYPYPMGIDEQFIAEMMIPDGVHDQKSDWTIFFLNQVTENRVTNSLIDDEPVASGEKQPLLYVLNLVRTVKNPNARRGANVKALALCTPHPYLHIFKPILTMALDDYFIQPDVQCLARLFDAVNAMDVSRAPVLSRDEMLIMRATERKDVFAEKFFGTELLADVITKDGRVTGPHDSISSTISMDTFDTDIVTGVRSRKSSFTSNSAHSHSPPTSLTMKNGDSNEDVTSKPNGDSATRTSFDRMSVASSIHLGNRGDNSSTGHGSIAPVTRKVINSRNTHFYTSFVRYYTRLKEGHLDLPVHCPLSTFPEEVGDFSLIKLINTFPSSNPVLGPITPHLHPQGAQTHPLVVLFNALVTQKRVMFLGQRCPAGDVANFVLAACAFGAGCSVLRGFTERAFPFVGLFHTRVLEGLDWFIAGASNPVFETVPIWDVLCNINTGRITVRKDITIPPSPPPLPTPVHISPVERIGQGIGASIPSTAGIGGTGAFPAPPSGLVQKSGASKGEDDESRGGSKKVDESESSDSMLMEDICAVIQHHAGELLVRARVTDYVQRFVRLTARWENEVHKTTEIDHPSRPYSEGQLGSGVTFIDEALVAREMPSNSWRINAWRQTSYYKSYRDDFKAHLENRHIKSIDINHLVSRLRYGRNMSDSEAELIMRSLTAYVQSYEEVVELLALVPPHHGGITPLCFGLFHPDPNIRDLAVDFMTNLRSYPIGLQFLGGLNYFHRFGYVRLAQQRELGAAKYANGSGDTNGLSRSPSAPEWGPVLSSAAGCWSGLRALLSTKTKRKKPTQCSPTDGTPSSSPPKAIGEHKAIHNGTELPPEYQFPPYSGTRPAPDRRKVADSDIKVPHKLPSPEAADTSDKTIDELNESLRELSLQIHDHPELRWDVKYAHDVLTEFMEKQGFQVTRHYLAAQLPGNTAWRADFVLPDKSGKSVPVIGLNSEMDALPGIGHACGHNLIGIIGIAGAVGLKAAMEKHGISGRIILLGTPAEEGGAGKVHLIKAGAYQEMDICMMAHPGPGDSRRVENSATLALQAFTVEYHGKGAHAGAAPWEGRNALDAAFVAYSALSALRQQIHPTARLHGIIEGRDWASNVIPNYAKMTYTVRAPAWSEVVALRARVNRCFEAAAHATSCEITFTEIDSMKDLQSNQLLSDEFGAIMASRHGYPYRPNEEIGASTDFGNVTYELPAIHPGFAIPTTPGGGNHTPGFTAAARTQEAHERAIAVSKGLATLGLRALLDEDFLQQ; the protein is encoded by the exons ATGTCTGTACCTTCAAACTCGTATAGCCATGCTGCATATGTTCTGTTGGCAGAATTTGATATCGACCAGGGCTCGGTTTTAACTCATCAATACCCCTACCCAATGGGCATTGACGAACA ATTTATTGCGGAAATGATGATTCCTGATGGCGTACATGACCAGAAGTCTGATTGGACCATTTTCTTCCTCAACCAAGTCACCGAAAACAGGGTCACCAATTCGCTTATTGACGACGAACCAGTTGCATCGGGGGAGAAACAACCACTGCTTTATGTTCTGAACTTGGTTCGCACCGTCAAGAACCCCAACGCTCGACG CGGTGCAAATGTCAAAGCATTGGCGTTATGCACTCCTCATCCCTATCTGCATATTTTCAAGCCCATCTTGACAATGGCCTTGGATGACTACTTCATCCAACCAGACGTGCAGTGTCTAGCTCGGCTCTTTGATGCGGTGAATGCCATGGATGTTTCGCGAGCGCCTGTCTTATCTCGGGATGAAATGCTCATCATGCGAGCGACAGAGCGAAAAGACGTGTTTGCTGAAAAGTTCTTTGGCACTGAGCTACTTGCCGACGTGATCACAAAGGATGGCCGCGTTACTGGACCTCATGATTCGATCTCATCGACTATATCAATGGATACGTTCGACACGGATATTGTCACCGGAGTTCGAAGTCGCAAATCAAGTTTTACGTCCAACTCTGCTCATTCTCACTCGCCTCCAACAAGCTTGACGATGAAGAACGGCGACTCAAACGAGGATGTTACTTCAAAGCCCAATGGAGATTCTGCTACTCGTACTTCATTCGACCGAATGTCTGTAGCATCCAGTATCCATCTCGGCAACCGAGGGGACAATAGTTCTACTGGACACGGCTCGATTGCCCCTGTGACCAGAAAAGTGATCAACAGCCGAAACACCCATTTCTACACGTCCTTTGTTCGATACTACACGCGCCTCAAAGAGGGTCATTTGGACCTGCCTGTCCACTGTCCGCTTTCAACTTTCCCGGAGGAAGTTGGAGAT TTCTCTCTAATTAAACTTATCAACACGTTCCCTTCGTCCAACCCCGTTCTTGGCCCGATTACTCCCCATTTGCATCCTCAAGGCGCGCAAACGCACCCCTTGGTCGTACTATTTAACGCGCTCGTCACTCAGAAGCGAGTAATGTTCTTGGGGCAACGCTGTCCGGCTGGGGACGTTGCCAATTTCGTTCTTGCGGCGTGCGCATTCGGAGCAGGGTGTTCTGTCTTGCGGGGGTTCACCGAAAGAGCGTTTCCCTTTGTAGGCCTATTTCATACCCGTGTACTAGAGGGATT GGACTGGTTTATCGCGGGAGCATCCAACCCTGTGTTTGAGACGGTACCGATCTGGGACGTATTGTGTAATATCAACACTGGGCGAATTACAGTCCGTAAGGACATCACGATACCACCTTCGCCTCCTCCACTCCCGACTCCTGTTCATATCTCCCCTGTCGAAAGGATCGGACAAGGCATCGGCGCCAGTATTCCGAGCACGGCCGGAATTGGCGGTACCGGTGCTTTTCCTGCGCCTCCCTCTGGTTTGGTTCAAAAATCCGGCGCATCAAAGGGTGAAGATGATGAGTCGCGCGGAGGATCTAAGAAGGTTGACGAGAGTGAAAGCAGCGATAGCATGTTAATGGAAGAT ATCTGCGCTGTGATTCAGCACCATGCTGGAGAACTACTAGTGCGGGCCCGAGTCACTGATTATGTTCAACGCTTTGTTCGGCTTACCGCTCGTTGGGAGAACGAGGTCCACAAAACCACCGAGATCGATCACCCAAGCAGACCGTATAGTGAAGGCCAACTCGGAAGCGGTGTAACATTCATCGATGAAGCCCTCGTTGCACGCGAAATGCCATCCAACTCCTGGAGGATAAATGCCTGGCGACAAACTTCGTACTACAAATCATATCGCGAC GATTTCAAAGCTCATCTCGAGAATCGTCATATCAAGAGTATTGATATAAACCATTTGGTGTCTCGCCTTAGATATGGCCGGAATATGTCAGACAGTGAAGCGGAGTTGATCATGAGATCACTAACCGCGTATGTTCAATCATACGAAGAGGTAGTAGAG CTCCTTGCACTAGTCCCACCGCATCATGGCGGTATTACGCCATTGTGCTTTGGGTTATTTCATCCGGACCCAAACATTAGAGACTTGGCGGTGGACTTTATGACCAACCTTAGGTCTTACCCT ATTGGTCTCCAATTCCTTGGAGGGCTGAATTACTTCCATCGCTTCGGGTATGTCCGATTGGCTCAACAGCGCGAACTCGGTGCTGCAAAGTATGCCAATGGATCTGGCGATACCAATGGTCTCAGTCGATCTCCGTCG GCGCCCGAGTGGGGGCCGGTGTTATCCAGT GCTGCTGGATGCTGGTCCGGCCTGCGTGCTCTCTTGAGTACTAAGACCAAACGCAAAAAACCTACTCAATGTTCACCAACAGACGGGACGCCCAGTTCTTCACCTCCTAAGGCAATCGGTGAACACAAGGCCATTCATAATGGCACTGAATTGCCTCCAGAATACCAATTTCCTCCTTACAGTGGAACCAGACCTGCACCCGACCGTAGGAAGGTGGCAGATAGTGACATTAAGGTTCCCCATAAACTTCCGTCTCCCGAAGCCGCCGATACTAGTGACAAAACTATCGACGAACTGAACGAGTCGCTACGAGAGCTTAGCCTTCAGATACACG ATCATCCTGAGTTAAGATGGGATGTCAA ATATGCCCATGACGTGTTGACAGAATTCATGGAAAAACAAGGGTTTCAGGTCACTCGTCACTATCTGGCTGCCCAGCTACCGGGCAACACGGCCTGGAGAGCCGATTTTGTGCTTCCTGACAAATCTGGAAAGTCTGTTCCCGTAATTGGTCTCAACTCCGAGATGGACGCGCTTCCTGGTATCGGTCATGCGTGTGGCCATAATCTTATTGGGATAATTGGTATAGCTGGAGCTGTGGGGCTCAAGGCTGCAATGGAAAAACATGGCATCTCTGGACGAATAATACTCTTAGGCACACCCG CCGAAGAAGGGGGAGCCGGCAAGGTTCACTTGATAAAGGCAGGGGCATACCAAGAAATGGACATTTGTATGAT GGCACACCCTGGTCCAGGAGACAGCCGAAGGGTGGAAAATTCGGCCACACTCGCGTTGCAGGCCTTCACAGTCGAGTATCACGGAAAAGG TGCACACGCTGGAGCTGCTCCATGGGAAGGGAGAAATGCCTTGGATGCTGCATTCGTTGCGTATTCTGCGCTCAGTGCTTTACGCCAACAGATTCATCCTACTGCCAGACTTCATGGTATAATTGAGGGACGTGACTGGGCATCAAATG TTATCCCaaattatgccaagatgacATACACCGTTAGAGCCCCTGCCTGGAGTGAAGTTGTGGCCTTGCGAGCCAGAGTTAACAGGTGTTTTGA GGCTGCAGCGCATGCAACCTCGTGTGAGATCACATTCACTGAGATAGATAGCATGAAAGACCTTCAGTCAAACCAACTGCTGTCAGATGAATTTGGAGCTATCATGGCCAGCCGACACGGATACCCATACAGGCCCAACGAAGAAATTGGGGCATCTACTGACTTT GGCAATGTTACATACG AATTACCTGCTATACACCCTGGGTTCG CGATTCCAACTACGCCGGGCGGTGGGAATCATACGCCAGGTTTCACAGCCGCCGCTAGGACCCAAGAGGCACATGAGCGTGCCATTGCTGTCTCCAAAGGCCTAGCAACTCTAGGTCTCCGTGCCCTCTTAGATGAAGACTTTCTACAAC